Proteins from a single region of Labedella gwakjiensis:
- a CDS encoding spermidine/putrescine ABC transporter substrate-binding protein, which translates to MERSLETTVAQAVDAWLRWLPRWRPATTRGRTRLCRRCFGSPVIAAAGLDTDVPHAVQHGLSTRIKTIVDTVVDEYTERNLPLLHKELLDSERRKAAGYRPDQGLDPEFDGLPLDPEPEPNEPYLFTFAELAGESDSGPTAPPRELSDEEKQALRTELRLADECATHAGRLVCIALEEHRGRIAEGVRRYVEPQVEALLADLTINLDTPPSRWS; encoded by the coding sequence ATGGAGCGGTCCCTCGAGACGACCGTCGCGCAGGCCGTCGACGCGTGGTTGCGGTGGCTGCCGCGATGGCGCCCGGCCACGACGCGTGGTCGCACCCGGTTGTGCCGTCGCTGCTTCGGCTCGCCCGTGATCGCGGCGGCCGGCCTCGACACGGACGTCCCTCACGCCGTCCAGCACGGCCTCTCCACCCGCATCAAGACCATCGTCGACACGGTCGTCGACGAGTACACGGAGCGCAACCTCCCTCTCCTCCACAAGGAGCTCCTCGATTCGGAGCGGAGGAAGGCCGCGGGGTACCGGCCCGACCAGGGACTCGATCCCGAGTTCGACGGCCTTCCGCTCGATCCCGAACCGGAACCGAACGAGCCGTACCTCTTCACGTTCGCCGAGTTGGCCGGCGAGTCTGATTCGGGACCGACCGCTCCGCCGAGGGAGCTGTCGGACGAGGAGAAGCAGGCGCTCCGCACCGAGTTGCGTCTCGCCGACGAGTGCGCCACCCATGCCGGTCGACTCGTGTGCATCGCACTCGAGGAGCATCGCGGGCGGATAGCCGAGGGCGTCAGGCGATACGTCGAACCCCAGGTGGAGGCGCTCCTCGCCGACCTGACGATCAACCTCGACACGCCGCCGTCCCGCTGGTCATGA
- a CDS encoding DUF6121 family protein, which produces MSADRGGSGEDGAGPFAGGWPSDPERKRRDRDTVVAAFATVLYLALVVCAFGFVSLLADVDVVSRGGTGGLVGPAMVATAVIVVLAALVRDARRAGGAAGRGAAWSLLVGLGATVGFVGVGVVLVAVEARRWFDGVLFASSTLMSAFPWIVGVLAAVVAIAFAAVTAGSTGRRPRWPWEAHDDSPSE; this is translated from the coding sequence ATGAGCGCTGACCGCGGTGGAAGCGGGGAGGACGGCGCTGGTCCGTTCGCGGGAGGCTGGCCGTCCGACCCGGAGCGGAAGCGTCGCGATCGCGACACGGTCGTCGCCGCGTTCGCGACGGTGCTCTACCTCGCGCTCGTGGTGTGCGCCTTCGGCTTCGTGAGCCTCCTCGCGGACGTCGACGTCGTGTCCCGCGGTGGAACGGGGGGACTCGTCGGTCCGGCGATGGTCGCGACGGCCGTTATCGTCGTCCTCGCCGCACTCGTGCGGGACGCCAGGCGAGCCGGCGGCGCCGCCGGTCGCGGGGCCGCGTGGTCGCTCCTCGTCGGTCTCGGCGCGACGGTCGGCTTCGTCGGCGTGGGAGTGGTGCTCGTCGCCGTCGAGGCCCGTCGGTGGTTCGACGGAGTCCTCTTCGCGTCGTCGACCCTCATGTCGGCTTTCCCCTGGATCGTCGGTGTGCTCGCGGCCGTGGTCGCCATCGCCTTCGCGGCCGTCACGGCCGGCTCGACGGGTCGTCGGCCGCGATGGCCGTGGGAGGCCCACGACGACTCCCCGTCGGAATGA
- a CDS encoding transglutaminaseTgpA domain-containing protein has product MGTLVASSAAILVAAVALWPIYESPALVRVVLGAVAVGQIVAVVGTVRRLGPWWLALLSTIAVALVGVPLAVPSQSIAGFLPSAGGLVALAEGAVLSWKRLLTIVTPVGDYQALLVPALLLVLAATVITTSVALRARVPDTAAIVPVLLLVSGIVLGPREPVLPVATSVALAAVLLLWLTALRERRTAMASPSSGATGSIVFTGRDRRRSAVASVLAAVAVVAVAVGVGAGATALLPPSADRAIARDAVEKPFSPREYPSPLSTFRAYNAAGEADSVVFTVDGLSSSRVRLAVMDDFDGVVWGVGDAEDPSDSGSFERLPFRLDPAVDGASSTVTVTVGSYDGVWLPGVGYLGSVDFDGARTGVLSDSLYYNANSGTSAVTAGLQEGDTYTVEGVEPATATIEEVAGLVPASTPSRPRDAPDALLDFLDRYVTAGDGAGANLSSVLDGLASVGYISHGVDPDEPSSPSGHGLDRLSRLLSDTPMVGDAEQYASLAALAARQLGFPSRVVMGFSHDAGDAESGGPVAFTGSDVAAWIEIEVAGSGWVAVDPTPAERPVPEEQPEDPSLIARPYPDLQPPADDEPDRSEQTAPDSSEPEDQAAVNPILEILLRIARVLSWVVIVVAVILSPFIAVVAAKARRRALRRRARDPESRITEGWREFRDAVVDYGIEPPPASTRHEVATLHGSRGAHRLAVLADRVAFSDLESSPEDADRAWRLVDELRRTLGERVDRRGRMLALVSLRSLGLRRARSRPAGRAPRRAPGRKGTSDER; this is encoded by the coding sequence GTGGGGACGCTCGTCGCGTCCTCGGCAGCGATCCTCGTGGCGGCGGTCGCTCTCTGGCCGATCTACGAGTCGCCTGCTCTCGTCCGAGTCGTCCTCGGTGCCGTCGCCGTGGGCCAGATCGTCGCCGTCGTCGGAACCGTCAGGCGGCTCGGTCCCTGGTGGCTCGCGCTGCTGTCGACGATCGCCGTCGCCCTCGTCGGCGTCCCGCTCGCCGTCCCCTCCCAGTCGATCGCCGGATTCCTGCCCTCGGCCGGGGGACTCGTCGCGCTCGCCGAGGGCGCCGTCCTGTCGTGGAAGCGGCTCCTCACGATCGTGACACCCGTCGGTGACTATCAAGCCCTCCTCGTTCCGGCGTTGCTGCTCGTGCTCGCCGCGACCGTCATCACGACGTCGGTCGCTCTGAGGGCGCGCGTGCCGGACACCGCCGCCATCGTGCCCGTGCTGCTCCTCGTGTCCGGAATCGTGCTCGGTCCTCGCGAGCCGGTCCTCCCGGTCGCGACGAGCGTCGCACTCGCGGCCGTCCTGCTCCTCTGGCTGACGGCACTGCGTGAGCGGCGGACGGCGATGGCCTCGCCCTCGTCCGGTGCGACGGGATCCATCGTCTTCACCGGTCGTGATCGACGCCGCTCGGCCGTTGCGTCGGTGCTCGCGGCCGTCGCGGTCGTCGCGGTCGCCGTCGGCGTCGGTGCTGGCGCGACCGCGCTCCTCCCACCGTCCGCCGACCGCGCGATCGCGAGGGACGCCGTGGAGAAGCCCTTCAGCCCGCGCGAGTATCCCAGCCCTCTGTCGACCTTCCGCGCCTACAACGCCGCGGGGGAGGCGGACTCCGTCGTGTTCACGGTCGATGGTCTCTCGTCGTCGCGGGTCCGGTTGGCCGTCATGGACGACTTCGACGGCGTCGTGTGGGGGGTCGGTGACGCCGAGGACCCGTCGGACTCCGGCTCGTTCGAGCGGCTCCCGTTCCGCCTCGATCCTGCCGTCGACGGCGCATCGTCGACGGTCACGGTCACGGTCGGATCCTACGACGGCGTCTGGTTGCCCGGCGTCGGATACCTCGGTTCCGTCGACTTCGACGGCGCCCGCACCGGAGTGCTGTCGGATTCGTTGTACTACAACGCGAACTCCGGAACTTCGGCCGTCACTGCCGGACTCCAGGAGGGCGACACCTACACGGTGGAGGGCGTCGAACCCGCGACCGCGACGATCGAGGAGGTCGCCGGCCTGGTCCCTGCGTCGACGCCTTCCCGGCCGCGGGATGCGCCGGACGCACTGCTCGACTTCCTCGACCGGTACGTCACGGCCGGCGACGGCGCCGGAGCGAACCTCTCATCGGTCCTCGACGGCCTCGCCTCGGTCGGCTACATCAGCCACGGCGTCGACCCTGACGAGCCGTCGAGCCCATCAGGGCATGGGCTCGACCGTCTCTCACGTCTCCTCTCCGACACCCCGATGGTCGGCGACGCCGAGCAGTACGCGTCGCTCGCGGCTCTCGCGGCGCGCCAGCTGGGCTTTCCCTCGCGGGTGGTCATGGGCTTCTCGCACGACGCCGGCGACGCGGAGTCCGGCGGCCCCGTCGCGTTCACCGGCTCGGACGTCGCCGCATGGATCGAGATCGAGGTGGCCGGGAGCGGGTGGGTCGCCGTCGATCCGACCCCGGCCGAGAGGCCGGTGCCCGAGGAACAGCCGGAGGACCCGTCCCTCATCGCACGGCCGTACCCGGATCTGCAGCCGCCGGCCGACGACGAGCCGGATCGGAGCGAGCAGACGGCTCCGGACTCGAGCGAGCCGGAGGACCAGGCGGCGGTGAATCCGATCCTCGAGATCCTGCTGCGCATCGCACGCGTGTTGTCCTGGGTCGTCATCGTGGTCGCCGTCATCCTCTCCCCGTTCATCGCGGTGGTCGCCGCGAAGGCCCGTCGTCGTGCGCTGCGTCGCCGGGCGCGCGACCCGGAGTCCCGGATCACCGAGGGGTGGCGCGAGTTCCGCGACGCCGTCGTGGACTACGGGATCGAGCCGCCACCGGCGTCCACCCGGCACGAGGTGGCGACCCTCCACGGATCGCGCGGCGCGCACAGGCTCGCTGTCCTCGCCGACCGCGTCGCCTTCTCGGACCTGGAGTCGTCGCCGGAGGACGCCGACCGCGCGTGGCGGCTCGTCGACGAGCTCCGACGCACGCTCGGGGAGCGCGTGGACAGGAGGGGCCGGATGCTCGCCCTCGTCTCGCTCCGATCCCTCGGGCTCCGGCGTGCACGATCGAGACCGGCCGGCCGTGCACCGCGGCGAGCACCCGGGCGGAAGGGGACGAGTGATGAGCGCTGA
- a CDS encoding DUF58 domain-containing protein, with product MTLLRRATDGPSQVGVLAAAIRGVVSVTTACADAAVSGWRRVAAVVEPLGWVIAGVVCIAFVVGYLAGWTEFVAIAWTGLVVLLLAAAFLIGRSSHEATMRIPLGRVVVGDQAAIQLTVTNPTRRRLGRVRVEVPVGESIADFAIPGLAVGARFEDVFVMTGARRGVVPIGPVRTIRADPIGLVTRERRWDKQVDLFVHPRTISIPSISTGFVRDLEGIPTSELTASDLSFHSLREYVPGDERRAIHWKSTAKTGQYMVRQFEETRRSHLMIVLGLHPTEFATDEEFEMAVSVAGSLGTRAIADGREVAVVASAVTRAGVASPRPIEQLSSLSPSRLLDDLCRVDPAATALRLGDVVRFASDGVAGVSLVFLVCGSTATASSLSAASANLPAGVAVVAVVCDPEIVPSMRRVGDLTVLTIGFLDDLGKTLLRAGT from the coding sequence ATGACGCTCCTCCGTCGCGCGACCGACGGCCCGAGCCAGGTCGGAGTGCTCGCTGCGGCGATCCGGGGTGTCGTGAGCGTGACGACGGCATGCGCCGACGCCGCCGTGTCGGGGTGGCGACGCGTCGCCGCCGTGGTCGAGCCGCTCGGATGGGTGATCGCAGGCGTCGTGTGCATCGCCTTCGTGGTCGGGTACCTCGCCGGCTGGACCGAGTTCGTCGCGATCGCCTGGACGGGACTCGTCGTCCTCCTCCTGGCCGCCGCGTTCCTCATCGGGAGGTCGAGTCACGAAGCCACGATGCGCATCCCCCTCGGCCGTGTCGTCGTCGGCGACCAGGCGGCGATCCAGCTCACGGTGACGAACCCGACGCGTCGCCGTCTGGGGCGCGTGCGCGTCGAGGTGCCGGTGGGGGAGTCCATCGCCGATTTCGCGATCCCCGGCCTCGCGGTCGGTGCGCGCTTCGAGGACGTCTTCGTGATGACGGGTGCTCGGAGGGGCGTCGTGCCGATCGGTCCGGTGCGCACGATCCGCGCCGACCCCATCGGTCTCGTCACACGCGAGCGCCGATGGGACAAACAGGTCGACCTCTTCGTCCACCCGCGGACGATCTCGATCCCGAGCATCAGTACGGGGTTCGTCCGCGACCTGGAGGGGATCCCCACGAGCGAGCTCACCGCGAGCGATCTGTCGTTCCATTCCCTGCGGGAGTACGTGCCCGGCGACGAGCGCCGGGCGATCCACTGGAAGAGCACGGCCAAGACGGGCCAGTACATGGTGCGGCAGTTCGAGGAGACCAGGCGCAGCCACCTCATGATCGTGCTCGGTCTCCACCCCACCGAGTTCGCGACGGATGAGGAGTTCGAGATGGCCGTCAGCGTCGCCGGCTCCCTCGGCACGCGCGCCATCGCGGACGGCCGCGAGGTCGCCGTTGTGGCGAGCGCGGTGACCCGTGCCGGTGTCGCGTCCCCGCGCCCGATCGAACAGCTGTCATCGCTGTCGCCCAGCCGACTGCTCGACGACCTCTGCCGCGTCGACCCCGCGGCCACCGCATTGCGACTCGGCGACGTCGTGCGTTTCGCATCCGACGGCGTCGCCGGTGTCTCCCTCGTCTTCCTCGTGTGCGGTTCGACGGCGACGGCCTCGTCCTTGAGCGCCGCCTCCGCGAACCTCCCCGCCGGGGTCGCGGTGGTCGCCGTGGTCTGCGACCCGGAGATCGTGCCGAGCATGCGGCGCGTCGGCGACTTGACGGTCCTCACCATCGGCTTCCTCGACGATCTCGGCAAGACCCTGCTCCGGGCGGGGACATGA
- a CDS encoding AAA family ATPase, protein MTMTPEQATWFAGVCDRMIANVDQVLLGKSHVIRLAFVALFSGGHLLLEDVPGTGKTSLARAIAQSIDGSASRVQFTPDLLPGDITGVSIFDQKSQRFEFHQGPIFANIVLADEINRASPKTQSALLEVMEEGQVTVDGVRHRVDAPFMVIATQNPIEQAGTYRLPEAQLDRFLLKTSIGYPDHQSTMRILENPHASEAHEISAVVPASTVADMVSLVSTVHVDPSINDYIARIVEGTRSASEVRLGASVRAALALVRATRALAASAGRSFVIPDDVKALAEAVLGHRLVLDPEAEFDGVTPSSVVSRVLIDTPPPQDQGSR, encoded by the coding sequence ATGACGATGACCCCGGAGCAGGCCACGTGGTTCGCCGGCGTGTGCGATCGGATGATCGCGAACGTCGACCAGGTGCTCCTCGGCAAGAGTCACGTGATCCGGCTCGCGTTCGTCGCCCTGTTCAGCGGGGGACACCTGCTCCTCGAGGACGTGCCGGGTACCGGCAAGACCTCGCTCGCGCGGGCGATCGCGCAGAGCATCGACGGCAGCGCCAGCCGCGTGCAGTTCACACCGGACCTGCTCCCCGGCGACATCACGGGCGTGAGCATCTTCGATCAGAAGAGCCAGAGGTTCGAGTTCCACCAGGGCCCGATCTTCGCGAACATCGTGCTCGCCGACGAGATCAACAGGGCGAGCCCCAAGACACAGTCCGCCCTCCTCGAGGTCATGGAGGAGGGGCAGGTCACGGTGGACGGGGTCCGGCACCGCGTTGATGCCCCCTTCATGGTGATCGCGACGCAGAACCCGATCGAGCAGGCCGGCACCTACAGGCTCCCCGAGGCCCAGCTCGACCGCTTCCTCCTGAAGACGTCGATCGGCTACCCCGACCACCAGTCCACGATGCGCATCCTGGAGAACCCGCACGCGAGCGAGGCCCACGAGATCTCGGCCGTCGTGCCGGCCTCGACCGTCGCGGACATGGTCTCCCTCGTGTCGACCGTGCACGTCGACCCCTCGATCAACGACTACATCGCCCGCATCGTGGAGGGCACGCGATCGGCCTCGGAGGTGCGACTCGGCGCGAGCGTCAGGGCCGCTCTCGCCCTCGTCAGGGCGACGAGGGCCCTCGCAGCCTCCGCCGGACGCTCCTTCGTCATCCCCGACGACGTGAAGGCGCTCGCCGAAGCCGTGCTGGGCCATCGTCTCGTCCTCGACCCCGAGGCCGAGTTCGACGGCGTCACGCCGTCGAGCGTCGTCTCCCGCGTCCTCATCGACACGCCGCCACCCCAGGACCAGGGCTCGCGATGA